A region from the Serinibacter arcticus genome encodes:
- the hemE gene encoding uroporphyrinogen decarboxylase: protein MTLPSTHPLVDGRTSDSPLVRAYRGQLTQHTPVWFMRQAGRSLPEYRELRAGGDMLAACLDPATASEITLQPVRRHGVDAAILFSDIVIPVLLAGVDVEIVPGRGPVFATPVRTAADVAAFPRLDGAALDPIREAVALTVAALGSTPLIAFAGAPFTLASYLVEGGPSKDQQRARTLMHADPATWTALLEWCAGVSGAFLRAQVEAGASAAQVFDSWVGSLSRETWRAHVARHTARTLAAVDGLGVPKVHFGLGSAGILDLLPGIGADAVGVDWRTPLDEAAALVPRWPLQGNVDPAVLGAPWEVVEAHVLDVLRRGAAAPAHVLNLGHGVPPETDPTVLTRIVELVHAQGRPAVGGARG from the coding sequence GTGACCCTCCCCAGCACGCACCCGCTCGTCGACGGCCGCACCTCCGACTCACCCCTCGTCCGCGCCTACCGCGGCCAGCTCACGCAGCACACCCCGGTGTGGTTCATGCGGCAGGCCGGCCGGTCGCTGCCCGAGTACCGCGAGCTGCGCGCCGGCGGCGACATGCTCGCCGCCTGCCTCGACCCCGCCACCGCGAGCGAGATCACCCTGCAGCCGGTCCGGCGGCACGGCGTCGACGCCGCGATCCTCTTCAGCGACATCGTCATCCCGGTGCTGCTCGCCGGCGTCGACGTGGAGATCGTGCCCGGCCGTGGCCCCGTGTTCGCGACGCCGGTACGCACGGCCGCGGACGTGGCGGCTTTCCCGCGACTCGACGGCGCCGCGCTCGACCCCATCCGCGAGGCGGTCGCGCTCACCGTCGCCGCACTCGGCAGCACGCCGCTCATCGCGTTCGCCGGTGCCCCGTTCACGCTCGCGTCCTACCTCGTCGAGGGCGGACCCTCGAAGGACCAGCAGCGCGCGCGGACCCTCATGCACGCCGACCCCGCGACCTGGACGGCGCTGCTCGAGTGGTGCGCCGGGGTCTCCGGCGCGTTCCTGCGCGCCCAGGTCGAGGCGGGCGCGAGCGCGGCGCAGGTGTTCGACTCGTGGGTCGGCTCGCTCAGCCGTGAGACCTGGCGCGCCCACGTCGCCCGCCACACGGCGCGCACGCTCGCCGCGGTGGACGGCCTCGGCGTCCCGAAGGTGCACTTCGGGCTCGGCTCGGCCGGCATCCTCGACCTGCTGCCCGGCATCGGTGCCGACGCCGTCGGGGTGGACTGGCGGACCCCGCTGGACGAAGCCGCCGCGCTCGTGCCGCGCTGGCCGCTGCAGGGCAACGTCGACCCGGCCGTGCTCGGCGCCCCGTGGGAGGTCGTCGAGGCGCACGTGCTCGACGTCCTGCGCCGCGGCGCCGCCGCGCCCGCCCACGTCCTCAACCTCGGCCACGGCGTCCCGCCGGAGACCGACCCGACGGTCCTGACCCGGATCGTCGAGCTCGTGCACGCGCAGGGCCGTCCGGCCGTCGGGGGCGCGCGCGGATGA